The following nucleotide sequence is from Acidobacteriota bacterium.
TTTCGTTGGTGCTCATAAAACCTCGATTTTTCAGTAAATTTTGTTCAGTTCACAGGCACCGGTGCGGGCAAAACCCTTTCGGTCAGGAGTTAAACTCAACAGAACCAGAGTTCTGCATGGTGTGAACTAAAACTCTATTGCATCACACACTTTGACTGTAACTGCTTCTAATATCCAGAGAAAAAACAGGTACTCCCTTTTTTAGCGCACTCTGGCTTCATTCGTCCATATGAAAAATATGAATATTCTAAAACTGAGTAATTTTTCTTCACTTAAAATGAAAAAGGGCACAGCAAGCTGTGCCCTTTTTGAATGTGAGCGCCGTTCAAAGCAACAGCGCCCATTCATCATTTTACTTTCGTTTCCAGCGTGTGCCGTCACGAGTGTCTTCAAGGATGATCCCACGGTCAGCCAGAATCTGGCGAATTTCATCTGACCGGGCAAAGTTTTTGGCTTTGCGGGCGGCAAGACGTTCATCCACCAGCGCCTGGATTTCGGCATCCAGGCTTTCATCCACAAACGGATCAAAAAAGCCAAACACACCATCCATCTTGCCCAGGACCTCAAGCCCGAGCGTTTTGGCCTTTTCGGTCAGTCGTTCTTCGGCCATTGCCCGATTGAGCGCCGTTTCAAGCAGTGTCACCGCCGCCAGCCCCTGAGCCGTGTTGAGATCATCATCCATTCCGGCTTCAAACGCCTCCTGTGACTTCTGAATCTCGTACAGCAGCGCCGTGTCGTCAGATTCAACAGGTCTGGCCTCGCGTAACCGTCGGGCAAAGTCGGTCAACCGTTCAAGTCTTCGCGACATGCCTTCCAGTCCATCAATGGTAAAATTGAGCGATTTGCGATACGGCACTGAAATCAACGCCAGCCGAATCGCCCGTGGGTGATAGCCTTTTTCAAGCAAATCACGCACGGTAAAGAAATTCCCAAGCCGTTTTGCCATCTTGCCGCCGTTGATTTGCAGGTGTTCGGCGTGCAGCCAGTATTTGACAAATGGCTTGCCGCTTGCGCCTTCGGATTGGGCAATTTCGTTTTCGTGGTGTGGAAAAACAAGGTCCACCCCGCCGCAGTGGATGTCAAATGATTCGCCAAGATATTTCATTGACATCGCCGAGCATTCGAGATGCCAGCCAGGACGGCCCTCGCCGAAATCAGCCGGCCAGCTTGGTTCGTTGGGTTTGACGCCTTTCCAGAGGACAAAATCACGGACGTCATCTTTTTCATATTCGTCAGTGCTGATGCGGGCACCGGCCTTGTTGCCTTCGAGCTTGGCCCCCGAAAGCTTGCCATAGCCATCAAAGGAGTTGATCCGGAAATAGACTGAGCCTTCGCTTTCATAAGCATGCCCGTTCTGTATCAGTGAATGAACCAGTTCGACCATCTCCGGAATATGATCCGTTGCGCGGACGATATGGTGAGGAAACTGCATATCGAGCTGCTTCATGTCCTCCAGAAAATACTGCAGGTATTCATCGGTAAATGTCCGAATGTTCTGCCCGGTCTGGTTGGCACGCTCGATGATTTTGTCGTCAATATCGGTGATGTTCATCACAAACGTCACCTGATATCCACGATATTTCAGGTAGCGGTGGAGCACATCGGTAAACAAAAATGAGCGAAAATTTCCGATGTGGGCAAAGTCATACACCGTCGGGCCGCAGCTATACATGCGAACGATGTTGTCTTCGAGAGGGGTAAATGCTTCGAGTTGACTGGTTAAAGTATTGAAAAATTTCAGCATACGTTTGTTTTTTCGCTATTGTCAGTCGTGAGTCCCAGGGCTGGCAACTCACCGGTTTTTCGAGGAGCCTGGGGTGGCACCGTTTTTCAAAATAAATCTCACGATGCAGCCCCAGGTCAGTTCATTCAACTGAATCCCCAGCGACAACAACCAAAAAACAACTGGCAATTATGGAGAATGGGCAACTTCAAGTTTTAGCGCCTCCTTGAGTCAAGAACTTCACGAACCTTTTGAATTAAGTCATACGGTTCAAAAGGTTTCCATAGAAAGGCGATACTTTTCAAGGGAAGACCACTTTCAAGCGGGATGTTTTTTGAATATCCCGACATAAAAATCACCTTCATTTCCGGATTTTCAGCCAGTACCTTCTGAGCCAGGTCGGGTCCGCTTAGCCTGGGCATCACCACATCCGTCACCAGAAGATCAATCTGAGCCGCCTGCTCTTTGAAAATCCGAAGCGCGGTTTCACCATTGTTGGCTTCTAAAACCTGATATCGGCACCGGCGCAAGGCTTCACAGACCAGTTTTCGAAGTTGCTCTTCATCCTCAACAATCAAGATCGTTTCCGTACCTTCAATATGCAGAGGCTCGGAATAACTGATCGGGATCAAACTGATGTCGTCATCCACGCGAGGCAGGAAAATACTAAAGGCGGTACCTTCCCCGGCTGTGCTTTCAACTTCAATGAATCCATTGCTTTGCGTGACAATTCCATACACGGTTGATAGTCCAAGGCCAGTTCCCCGCTCGGCCTTGGTGGTAAAAAACGGTTCATAGATGTGGGATTTGGTGTATTCATCCATCCCAACCCCGGTATCCGAAATTGCCAGCATCACATATGATCCGGAATGAGCATCAAGGCGTCCGTGGACAATCGCTTCGTCCAGATCAACATTCCCAGTGATGACTGACAGCATTCCTCCACCCGGCATCGCATCCCGAGCATTGACCACCAGGTTCATGATGACCTGTTCAATTTGACTTGGGTCGGCTTTCACCCGCCCCAAAGCCGGATCAAGTGATAATCCGAGTTCAATATCTTCGCTGATCAACCGTTCCAGCATTTCGCGGATGTCCAAAATCAGGGCGTTTAAATCAATCACGTGGGGTTGCAGCACCTGACGACGACTAAAAGCGAGCAGTTGACGAATCAGGGCACTTGACCGATCAGCGCTTTTCTTAATCTCTTCGACATACTGCCGTGGAACCGAATCTGCGGGCTGTGACTTTAAAAGCAACTGACTATACCCCTTGATCACCGTCAGGAGGTTGTTGAAATCATGGGCCACGCCGCCCGCCAGCCGTCCAACCGCTTCCATTTTCTGTGACCGGTGCAGCGCAACTTCGGTTTGCCGCTGCTTGGTGATGTCCACCATGACCCCACGCAGGAGTTTCGGTCTACCATCTTCACACACCACCCGGACCAGATC
It contains:
- a CDS encoding response regulator gives rise to the protein MEEIPRGQSPLSVLVAEDEDALRRVLRRALEKTGFTVFEAANGKKALEIFHKEHPSIVLLDAVMPGMNGFELCAQLRQTPGGARLPILIITSLEDESSVARAFSAGATDYLTKPVRITVLCQRILRLVQASRAETQLAETNAYLQSLVRHVPDGVVTFDEWGIIESFNPSAEQILGFSAPEAIGKSIQHILGLPSQTSFLPSATRQETFARRKDGSVFNLEVSVSEFDFHGNKRFTAILRDITSRKQAEIELRNSQQKFEALVNSIDGIVFEVDIETFRFQFVSQQVELLLGYPKQRWMDEPDFWESHLHPDDREEAVRYCKTETIQGRDHEFEYRMIAADGRELWFRDLVRVVCEDGRPKLLRGVMVDITKQRQTEVALHRSQKMEAVGRLAGGVAHDFNNLLTVIKGYSQLLLKSQPADSVPRQYVEEIKKSADRSSALIRQLLAFSRRQVLQPHVIDLNALILDIREMLERLISEDIELGLSLDPALGRVKADPSQIEQVIMNLVVNARDAMPGGGMLSVITGNVDLDEAIVHGRLDAHSGSYVMLAISDTGVGMDEYTKSHIYEPFFTTKAERGTGLGLSTVYGIVTQSNGFIEVESTAGEGTAFSIFLPRVDDDISLIPISYSEPLHIEGTETILIVEDEEQLRKLVCEALRRCRYQVLEANNGETALRIFKEQAAQIDLLVTDVVMPRLSGPDLAQKVLAENPEMKVIFMSGYSKNIPLESGLPLKSIAFLWKPFEPYDLIQKVREVLDSRRR
- a CDS encoding cysteine--tRNA ligase yields the protein MLKFFNTLTSQLEAFTPLEDNIVRMYSCGPTVYDFAHIGNFRSFLFTDVLHRYLKYRGYQVTFVMNITDIDDKIIERANQTGQNIRTFTDEYLQYFLEDMKQLDMQFPHHIVRATDHIPEMVELVHSLIQNGHAYESEGSVYFRINSFDGYGKLSGAKLEGNKAGARISTDEYEKDDVRDFVLWKGVKPNEPSWPADFGEGRPGWHLECSAMSMKYLGESFDIHCGGVDLVFPHHENEIAQSEGASGKPFVKYWLHAEHLQINGGKMAKRLGNFFTVRDLLEKGYHPRAIRLALISVPYRKSLNFTIDGLEGMSRRLERLTDFARRLREARPVESDDTALLYEIQKSQEAFEAGMDDDLNTAQGLAAVTLLETALNRAMAEERLTEKAKTLGLEVLGKMDGVFGFFDPFVDESLDAEIQALVDERLAARKAKNFARSDEIRQILADRGIILEDTRDGTRWKRK